From Micromonospora nigra, one genomic window encodes:
- a CDS encoding GNAT family N-acetyltransferase, translating into MLRGRAVTLRPATAKDVPALAEIRADPQVRRWWRGGDDLVAAVEADLADDDTTVYVVEHDGRVVGAIQWYAEDDPDYRHASLDVFLDPAVHGRGLGGDAVRTLARHLVDAHGHHRFTIDPAAANTAAIRAYAKVGFRPVGILRRYERGEDGRWHDGLLMDLLADDLPD; encoded by the coding sequence ATGCTGCGGGGACGGGCGGTGACGTTGCGGCCGGCGACGGCGAAGGACGTGCCCGCGCTCGCCGAGATCCGGGCCGACCCGCAGGTGCGCCGCTGGTGGCGCGGCGGTGATGACCTGGTCGCGGCCGTCGAGGCCGACCTCGCCGACGACGACACGACGGTGTACGTGGTCGAGCACGACGGGCGGGTGGTCGGCGCGATCCAGTGGTACGCCGAGGACGACCCCGACTACCGGCACGCCAGCCTGGACGTCTTCCTCGACCCGGCGGTGCACGGCCGGGGGCTGGGCGGCGACGCCGTACGCACCCTCGCCCGGCACCTGGTCGACGCGCACGGGCACCACCGCTTCACCATCGACCCGGCGGCGGCGAACACCGCCGCCATCCGCGCGTACGCGAAGGTCGGTTTCCGCCCGGTCGGGATCCTGCGCCGGTACGAGCGCGGCGAGGACGGACGCTGGCACGACGGCCTGCTGATGGACCTGCTCGCCGACGACCTGCCCGACTGA
- the bioB gene encoding biotin synthase BioB, whose translation MPEILDQARAQVLENGVGLDEAGALAVLNLPDEHLPAALQLAHEVRMRWCGPEVEVEGIVSLKTGGCPEDCHFCSQSGLFTSPVRAVWLDIPSLVEAARQTAATGATEFCIVAAVRGPDARLMKQMREGVAAIKAEVDIQVAASLGMLSQEQVDELVDMGVHRYNHNLETCRSYFPNVVTTHTWEERWDTLRMVRDSGMEVCCGGILGLGETVEQRAEFAAQLAELNPHEVPLNFLNPRPGTPLGDRPVVEGKDALRAIAAFRLAMPRTILRYAGGRELTLGDLGTRDGLLGGINAVIVGNYLTTLGRPATDDLKLLDDLKMPVKALSATL comes from the coding sequence ATGCCAGAGATCCTCGACCAGGCCCGTGCCCAGGTGCTGGAGAACGGTGTCGGCCTCGACGAGGCCGGTGCCCTCGCCGTGTTGAACCTGCCCGACGAGCACCTGCCCGCCGCGCTCCAGCTCGCCCACGAGGTGCGGATGCGCTGGTGCGGCCCGGAGGTCGAGGTCGAGGGCATCGTCTCGCTCAAGACCGGGGGCTGCCCGGAGGACTGCCACTTCTGCTCCCAGTCCGGCCTGTTCACCTCCCCGGTCCGGGCCGTCTGGCTCGACATCCCCTCGCTCGTCGAGGCGGCCCGGCAGACCGCCGCGACGGGGGCGACCGAGTTCTGCATCGTGGCCGCCGTTCGCGGGCCCGACGCGCGGCTGATGAAGCAGATGCGCGAGGGCGTCGCCGCCATCAAGGCGGAGGTTGACATCCAGGTGGCCGCCTCGCTGGGCATGCTCAGCCAGGAGCAGGTCGACGAGCTGGTCGACATGGGCGTGCACCGCTACAACCACAACCTGGAGACCTGCCGCTCCTACTTCCCGAACGTGGTCACCACGCACACCTGGGAGGAGCGCTGGGACACCCTGCGGATGGTGCGGGACTCCGGCATGGAGGTCTGCTGCGGCGGCATCCTGGGTCTCGGCGAGACGGTGGAGCAGCGCGCCGAGTTCGCCGCGCAGCTCGCCGAGCTGAACCCGCACGAGGTGCCGCTGAACTTCCTCAACCCGCGACCGGGCACGCCACTGGGTGACCGACCGGTGGTCGAGGGCAAGGACGCGCTGCGGGCCATCGCCGCGTTCCGCCTGGCCATGCCGCGCACCATTCTGCGGTACGCGGGCGGCCGGGAACTCACCCTCGGTGACCTGGGCACCCGCGACGGCCTGCTCGGCGGCATCAACGCGGTGATCGTCGGCAACTACCTGACCACGCTGGGACGGCCGGCCACCGACGACCTCAAGCTGCTCGACGACCTGAAGATGCCGGTCAAGGCGCTGTCGGCCACTCTCTGA
- a CDS encoding 8-amino-7-oxononanoate synthase, with the protein MADWLAALDRRAELRAKAGLTRRLRPRAADDGVVDLAGNDYLGLAGHPEVTAAATRALSAYGLGATGSRLVRGSTHTHHTLEDALADWLGAERALVFSSGYLANLGAVRGLVQPRTLLVSDAHNHASLIDGCRISGAETLVTPHADVAAVAAALAAAPGRPAVVVTESVFSVDGDLAPLARLHAVAREHGALLLVDDAHALGVVGPHGAGGVAAAGLAGQPDVVVTATLSKALGGAGGVVAGPAAFVRHLVETGRTFIFDTALPPAVAAGVQVAVGLARAGDPLRAELADRAALAVRRLRAAGLGVSVPDAAVVSVTAPGPEAATAWAADCRDRGVAVGCFRPPSTPDSRSRLRLTIGAGVPRWDFERALEVIVEVAP; encoded by the coding sequence GTGGCGGACTGGCTGGCGGCGCTCGACCGTCGCGCCGAGCTGCGGGCCAAGGCGGGACTGACCCGCCGGTTGCGCCCACGTGCCGCCGACGACGGAGTGGTCGACCTGGCCGGCAACGACTACCTCGGGCTGGCCGGTCACCCGGAGGTCACCGCCGCGGCCACCCGGGCGCTGTCGGCGTACGGGCTGGGTGCCACCGGATCGCGGCTGGTCCGCGGCTCCACGCACACCCACCACACCCTTGAGGACGCCCTGGCCGACTGGTTGGGTGCCGAACGGGCCCTGGTGTTCTCCTCCGGCTACCTGGCGAACCTCGGTGCCGTCCGGGGGCTGGTGCAGCCGCGTACGCTGCTGGTCTCCGACGCCCACAACCACGCCTCGCTGATCGACGGCTGCCGGATCTCCGGCGCGGAGACGCTGGTGACCCCGCATGCCGATGTGGCCGCCGTGGCGGCGGCGCTCGCCGCGGCCCCCGGTCGACCGGCGGTGGTGGTCACCGAGTCGGTCTTCTCCGTCGACGGCGACCTGGCTCCGCTGGCCCGGCTGCACGCCGTCGCCCGCGAACACGGCGCGTTGCTGCTGGTCGACGACGCCCACGCCCTCGGTGTGGTGGGTCCGCACGGGGCGGGGGGCGTGGCCGCCGCAGGGCTCGCCGGCCAGCCGGACGTCGTGGTCACCGCGACGTTGTCCAAGGCGCTCGGCGGGGCCGGGGGTGTGGTCGCCGGCCCGGCGGCCTTCGTCCGGCACCTGGTCGAGACCGGCCGGACCTTCATCTTCGACACCGCGCTGCCGCCGGCCGTGGCCGCCGGGGTGCAGGTCGCCGTCGGGTTGGCCCGTGCCGGGGATCCGCTGCGCGCCGAACTGGCCGACCGGGCGGCCCTGGCGGTGCGCCGGCTGCGTGCCGCCGGGCTCGGTGTCTCCGTACCCGACGCGGCGGTGGTCTCGGTGACCGCGCCGGGCCCGGAGGCCGCCACCGCCTGGGCGGCGGACTGTCGGGACCGGGGCGTGGCGGTCGGCTGCTTCCGCCCGCCGTCCACCCCGGACAGCCGGTCCCGGCTGCGCCTGACCATCGGCGCGGGGGTGCCGAGGTGGGACTTCGAGCGGGCGCTGGAGGTCATAGTGGAGGTGGCACCGTGA
- the bioD gene encoding dethiobiotin synthase, with amino-acid sequence MLVTGTDTEVGKTVVTAAVAAAAQAAGLRVGVVKPGQTGTVTGEPTDTETVTRLAAPLTARTLASFPDPLAPLAAARVAGLEPLELYAAVDAVREEAGKHDLVLVEGAGGLLVPMGLRPSGEPWTMADLAVALGAPAVVVARAGLGTLNHTALTLEALERRAVPAGVVIGAWPAEPELVHWANLTDLVPHLLGALPAGAGAMDPGVFRRSAPGWLTPALYGVLDDWRAWAEDAG; translated from the coding sequence GTGCTGGTCACCGGCACCGACACCGAGGTGGGCAAGACGGTGGTGACGGCGGCGGTCGCCGCTGCGGCGCAGGCCGCCGGCCTGCGGGTCGGGGTGGTCAAGCCCGGTCAGACGGGTACGGTCACCGGCGAACCGACCGACACCGAGACGGTCACCCGACTCGCCGCGCCGTTGACCGCGCGGACCCTGGCCAGCTTCCCCGACCCGCTGGCCCCGCTGGCCGCCGCCCGGGTGGCGGGGTTGGAGCCGCTGGAGCTCTACGCCGCCGTCGACGCCGTCCGCGAGGAGGCCGGGAAGCACGATCTGGTGCTGGTCGAGGGGGCCGGCGGGCTGTTGGTGCCGATGGGGCTGCGCCCGTCGGGTGAGCCCTGGACGATGGCCGACCTGGCGGTGGCGCTGGGCGCGCCGGCGGTGGTGGTGGCACGCGCCGGGCTGGGCACGCTCAACCACACGGCGCTGACCCTGGAGGCACTGGAGCGCCGGGCGGTGCCCGCCGGGGTGGTGATCGGCGCCTGGCCGGCCGAACCGGAACTGGTGCACTGGGCGAATCTGACGGATCTGGTGCCCCACCTGCTGGGCGCCCTGCCGGCCGGTGCCGGCGCGATGGATCCGGGGGTTTTCCGCCGGTCGGCGCCGGGCTGGTTGACCCCGGCGCTGTACGGCGTCCTCGACGACTGGCGTGCCTGGGCCGAGGACGCCGGCTGA
- a CDS encoding O-antigen ligase family protein, with protein MHTTRNIRSWVQAVALALLLVGTLLPGGGLPVFTLTAVVLVPILLWLIVTDLRVVHRAVPCVLILAAVVAVPAVLASPTTDYGSTKVTGFLLFTLPTALAVVLIRDRRDITTWAKVWVASGCLLAVVALVGEVDPAGRAIGDGDSNPIWLARAIGSPAVALLWLTYRRALPRVAVVGAVVLLGAGLNATGSRGPVVALAIATLITVTLSSPAARTGRAAAVILSTAAALYLVLAFQLVPATSRLGAVLYDPRGELEASQRIELARPTIELIKAHPGGVGFGSWADHVTILLHRYPHNLFLEVFAEAGWIPGAALLALVAWVMVRLWRASGAEPTAVLCLALLVFETTCVSVSGDLNARTFYFVLTLGYAVSYWTRTAAPPRTTRPAPTTSWPQAQPMVPSGPARR; from the coding sequence GTGCACACCACCAGGAACATCCGGTCGTGGGTCCAGGCGGTCGCGCTGGCGCTGCTGCTCGTCGGAACCCTCCTCCCGGGCGGAGGGCTACCCGTCTTCACGCTGACCGCAGTTGTCCTGGTGCCGATCCTGCTCTGGTTGATCGTGACGGATCTCCGGGTGGTGCACCGGGCGGTGCCGTGCGTGCTGATCCTCGCCGCCGTGGTGGCCGTCCCGGCGGTCCTGGCGTCACCCACGACCGACTACGGGTCCACCAAGGTGACGGGCTTCCTGCTGTTCACACTGCCCACCGCCCTTGCCGTCGTCCTGATCCGGGACCGACGTGACATCACCACCTGGGCGAAGGTGTGGGTGGCGTCCGGGTGCCTCCTCGCGGTCGTCGCTCTGGTCGGCGAGGTGGACCCGGCCGGCCGTGCCATCGGCGACGGCGACAGCAACCCGATCTGGCTCGCCAGGGCGATCGGTTCTCCCGCGGTCGCGCTGCTGTGGCTGACCTACCGCCGGGCGCTACCGAGGGTGGCGGTGGTGGGTGCCGTGGTGCTCCTCGGCGCGGGCCTGAACGCCACCGGCTCCCGTGGCCCTGTCGTGGCACTGGCCATCGCCACCCTGATCACGGTCACCCTGTCGTCGCCGGCGGCCCGAACCGGCCGGGCCGCCGCCGTCATCCTCAGCACCGCCGCCGCCCTGTACCTCGTGCTCGCCTTCCAGCTCGTTCCCGCCACGTCGAGGCTCGGCGCGGTCCTCTACGACCCGCGTGGTGAGCTGGAGGCATCGCAACGCATCGAACTCGCCCGGCCGACGATCGAGCTGATCAAGGCGCACCCGGGCGGGGTGGGCTTCGGCAGCTGGGCCGACCACGTCACGATCCTGCTCCACCGCTACCCGCACAACCTGTTCCTGGAGGTGTTCGCCGAGGCCGGTTGGATCCCCGGCGCAGCGCTCCTCGCGCTCGTGGCGTGGGTGATGGTGCGGTTGTGGCGCGCTTCCGGCGCAGAACCCACGGCGGTGCTCTGCCTGGCGCTGCTGGTGTTCGAGACGACGTGTGTCAGCGTGTCCGGTGACCTCAACGCCCGGACGTTCTACTTCGTCCTGACGTTGGGCTACGCCGTCAGCTACTGGACCCGGACCGCTGCTCCGCCCCGAACAACGCGGCCCGCCCCGACGACCTCTTGGCCGCAGGCGCAGCCGATGGTTCCGTCAGGCCCGGCCCGGCGGTAG
- a CDS encoding class I SAM-dependent methyltransferase, with product MSELSSAFVRLHARLAPVAFVPEVRLHQADEPIGLWELTEGEFRSDQPPPFWAFAWAGGQGLARHVTDHPDLVAGRRVLDLAAGSGLVAIAAARAGAAAVRAVEVDELAVAAVAVNAEANGVRIDAQRGDILDGDAGDAQVVLAGDVFYSQAMADRMLRFLLRAARAGAQVLVGDPGRAFLPRDRFDEVARYDVPVSEALESVRVKRTTVWRLRAGLPGAAR from the coding sequence ATGTCCGAACTCTCCTCCGCCTTCGTCCGGCTGCATGCCCGGCTCGCGCCGGTCGCGTTCGTTCCCGAGGTGCGGCTGCACCAGGCCGACGAACCGATCGGGCTGTGGGAGTTGACCGAGGGCGAGTTCCGCAGTGACCAGCCGCCCCCGTTCTGGGCGTTCGCCTGGGCCGGCGGGCAGGGGCTGGCCCGGCACGTCACCGACCACCCGGACCTGGTCGCCGGCCGCCGGGTGCTGGACCTGGCCGCCGGTTCCGGTCTGGTCGCCATCGCCGCCGCCCGCGCCGGGGCCGCCGCCGTGCGTGCGGTGGAGGTCGACGAACTGGCCGTGGCGGCGGTCGCCGTCAACGCCGAGGCCAACGGGGTTCGCATCGACGCGCAGCGGGGTGACATCCTCGACGGTGACGCCGGCGACGCGCAGGTGGTGCTCGCCGGGGACGTCTTCTACAGCCAGGCGATGGCCGACCGGATGCTGCGGTTCCTGCTGCGTGCCGCCCGGGCCGGCGCGCAGGTGCTCGTCGGCGACCCGGGCCGGGCGTTCCTGCCCCGGGACCGTTTCGACGAGGTGGCCCGCTACGACGTTCCGGTCAGCGAGGCGTTGGAGAGCGTACGGGTGAAGCGCACCACGGTGTGGCGGTTGCGGGCCGGGCTGCCGGGGGCCGCCCGCTAG